ATTCTGTAGTCATTGTTACTGCAACATTATCATCTCGTTCGCTTTCACTGGTGTAAGAAATAGAAATATCAAAAGACTCTGGAACAAAATTTCTTGCTGCCAAAAGATGTACAGCTAAATCTATCCAATGACCCATATTCCCACAAACCCTCGTCCCTTCTTCTGGGTTTCTGTACCAATGGTCCTGCTCAATTTTATGGCCGATAACAAAACAATTTAAAGTTAAAGGGATCTTTTCATCTTGATATTCCTTCAATTGTGATATTGCCTTAGAAAAAGGCCGGTTATAACCAACATAAACTTCCTTTTTAGTTGCTTCCTTTGAATCTAATAAATTTGCGAACTGCGGATAATTCACAGCTATTGGTTTTTCAATGTAGACTCGTTTACCGTAATTTAAAGCCTTAATGGCATAAGAGGAGTGGCTATGGTGATTTGAAGCTATATAAACTATGTCACATGCTGGATTAGCTAATAAATTATTTACACTATCTTGGGATTGATACTGCCAGAAATTTGCTGTAGAATTTTGATTCTCTTTGTCGGTATCAAAACATTCCAAAAATTTATTTCCTTGTTTTTTTAGTAAAAAATAAGAAATGGTAGAAAAGCCAAATTGCCCACATCCAATTAAAGAAATACTTTTCTTTCGCTTGTCAAAAAAAAGCTTTGGAAAAAAGTAATGAAGGAAAACATTTCG
This Salinimicrobium tongyeongense DNA region includes the following protein-coding sequences:
- a CDS encoding Gfo/Idh/MocA family protein, which codes for MNNLSKVTRFFLIYGFGRAIIKVAGRTRNVFLHYFFPKLFFDKRKKSISLIGCGQFGFSTISYFLLKKQGNKFLECFDTDKENQNSTANFWQYQSQDSVNNLLANPACDIVYIASNHHSHSSYAIKALNYGKRVYIEKPIAVNYPQFANLLDSKEATKKEVYVGYNRPFSKAISQLKEYQDEKIPLTLNCFVIGHKIEQDHWYRNPEEGTRVCGNMGHWIDLAVHLLAARNFVPESFDISISYTSESERDDNVAVTMTTEFKDLITIILSAREEPFEGINETINFQSGKLIAKIDDFRKMQVWKGSKYKNYSYKPKDVGHLKAINQPFDKEKRNFNEVVISTILMLEITDMVKKGERQRQIQPKLIKDQLLEKV